The Paenibacillus tianjinensis genome has a window encoding:
- the ggt gene encoding gamma-glutamyltransferase yields the protein MTTGPVIGTKTMVVSPHYLASAAGAGILQKGGNAFDAAVAVSATLAVVYPHMTGLGGDAFWLTYSAGEGSVRAYNGSGRSGYGVRRDRYAGEAAIPRRGIRSAITVPGMADSWAAVQRQYGRLTFAEVLEPAIGYASAGFPLSPDQYGGSILAGAALTPEAAAIYLPGGRPPAVHGKFVQTQLAGTLQLLAAGGRDAFYKGAIAQNIANYMHAAGGYLTRDDFADHHGEWVDPVSTDYHGHTVYQAPPNSQGFAALMALNILEHFDFGNIEQGSYEYYHLLAEALKLSFRDRDQVLTDPTFHKVPLDQLLDKQYGGQLAASISMQRAAALGSEPIGRDTAYAAVVDGEGNAVSFIQSLYFEFGSGAVAGETGILLQNRGSFFSLDPAHINTLEPHKRTFHTLMPAMACKDGKPAFLYGTQGGEGQPQTQTMLLTRMLHYGMNPQEAVNAPRFVWGRTWGEPTQELKVEKRVGQHVLDDLATAGHIVRQAEEYDGIMGHAHAIAIDGNGYRSGGTDPRCDGAAIGW from the coding sequence ATGACGACAGGGCCAGTAATCGGCACAAAAACAATGGTGGTCAGCCCCCATTACTTGGCTTCCGCGGCCGGGGCGGGAATCCTGCAAAAAGGGGGCAATGCCTTTGATGCGGCGGTAGCGGTCAGTGCAACGCTCGCCGTAGTCTATCCGCATATGACCGGGCTGGGCGGTGATGCCTTTTGGCTCACTTACAGTGCCGGCGAAGGGAGCGTCCGGGCTTACAACGGCAGCGGACGATCCGGCTACGGCGTCCGCAGGGACCGGTACGCCGGGGAAGCAGCGATTCCCCGGCGGGGGATCCGCAGCGCCATTACGGTGCCCGGAATGGCGGACAGCTGGGCGGCGGTCCAGCGCCAGTACGGCCGCCTGACCTTTGCGGAGGTGCTGGAGCCGGCGATCGGCTACGCCTCCGCAGGGTTTCCGCTGTCGCCGGATCAGTACGGGGGCAGTATCTTAGCCGGAGCCGCGCTGACGCCCGAGGCGGCGGCGATCTATCTTCCCGGCGGACGGCCTCCGGCTGTCCACGGGAAGTTCGTGCAGACGCAGCTGGCCGGGACGCTGCAGTTACTTGCGGCAGGCGGACGCGACGCCTTCTATAAGGGGGCAATTGCGCAGAATATAGCTAATTATATGCATGCCGCCGGCGGGTATCTCACCCGTGATGATTTTGCCGATCATCACGGGGAATGGGTAGACCCCGTCTCCACCGATTATCACGGGCATACTGTCTATCAGGCACCGCCCAACTCACAGGGCTTTGCGGCACTGATGGCGCTGAATATACTGGAGCACTTTGATTTCGGGAATATCGAACAGGGTTCCTACGAGTATTATCACCTGCTCGCAGAGGCTTTGAAGCTGAGCTTCCGCGACCGGGATCAGGTGCTTACCGATCCGACATTCCATAAGGTCCCGCTGGACCAGCTGCTGGATAAGCAGTATGGCGGGCAGCTCGCGGCATCCATCTCCATGCAGCGGGCTGCAGCGCTGGGCAGCGAGCCGATTGGCCGGGATACGGCCTATGCCGCTGTAGTGGACGGCGAGGGCAATGCGGTATCGTTCATACAAAGTCTTTATTTTGAATTCGGATCAGGTGCTGTGGCTGGAGAGACGGGAATTCTGCTGCAAAACCGCGGCTCCTTCTTCTCGCTCGATCCTGCACATATCAATACGCTGGAGCCGCATAAGCGTACGTTTCACACGCTTATGCCGGCCATGGCCTGTAAGGACGGCAAGCCCGCCTTTCTGTATGGCACGCAAGGCGGAGAAGGGCAGCCCCAGACCCAGACGATGCTGCTGACACGGATGCTGCATTACGGCATGAATCCGCAGGAGGCGGTGAATGCACCGCGGTTCGTGTGGGGCAGAACCTGGGGAGAACCGACGCAGGAGCTGAAAGTGGAGAAGCGCGTAGGCCAGCATGTGCTTGATGACCTGGCCACAGCCGGCCATATTGTCCGGCAGGCCGAAGAATATGACGGCATCATGGGCCATGCGCATGCCATCGCCATTGACGGCAACGGTTACCGCAGCGGCGGTACTGATCCGCGCTGCGATGGTGCAGCCATTGGCTGGTAG
- a CDS encoding amidase, producing MVLNNQHGAFIVPELEVTGRKQGVLEGLSFAVKDVFAIAGHSSSAGNPDWLRSHEPSAAHAAAVLKLLEAGASLRGAAHTDELMYSLGGENYHYGTPLNPRGPGRIPGGSSSGSAVAVASGEADFALGTDTGGSIRVPSSYCGVYGFRPTHGAVEMDGVIPLAPGFDTVGWIADNPELLLRIGKVLLCKEQLPLHQNSDRMSKLYIPADGWALAEPASSVFLKQDLPRLQAGADETLETIVSAEGLKTWMDVFRELQGTEIWATHGAWIEQEQPVFGPDIAARFTWAATIAGEDHSRSMSLRQEITARLRDLLGEDGCLVIPTVPGPAPLRGGDLQQLELNRSGAMMLCCIAGLAGLPQITLPVHGPGGLPLGLSVIGGYGQDLRLLSWVRQNWN from the coding sequence ATGGTCCTTAATAATCAACATGGCGCTTTCATTGTTCCGGAGCTTGAAGTAACCGGCCGGAAACAAGGCGTGTTAGAAGGTCTAAGTTTTGCTGTAAAGGATGTGTTCGCCATAGCCGGGCACAGCTCTTCCGCCGGGAATCCCGACTGGCTGCGCAGTCATGAACCATCTGCCGCCCATGCGGCGGCGGTGCTTAAACTGCTGGAGGCTGGAGCCTCTTTACGCGGAGCTGCCCATACGGATGAGCTGATGTATAGTCTGGGCGGTGAGAATTACCACTACGGTACACCGCTTAACCCGCGCGGACCTGGCCGGATACCGGGCGGTTCCTCAAGCGGCTCGGCAGTGGCGGTAGCCTCCGGAGAAGCAGACTTCGCGCTCGGAACGGACACGGGCGGTTCAATCCGTGTTCCCTCGTCCTATTGCGGGGTGTATGGCTTTCGGCCGACGCATGGGGCGGTGGAGATGGACGGGGTGATTCCGCTGGCACCGGGGTTTGACACGGTGGGCTGGATTGCGGACAACCCGGAACTGCTGCTGCGGATAGGCAAGGTGCTGCTCTGTAAGGAACAGCTGCCATTACACCAGAATAGTGACAGAATGAGCAAACTGTACATCCCTGCGGATGGCTGGGCGCTGGCGGAGCCTGCAAGCTCTGTTTTCCTTAAGCAAGACCTCCCCCGGTTGCAAGCTGGAGCAGATGAGACGCTGGAAACAATTGTTTCAGCAGAAGGCCTGAAGACCTGGATGGATGTGTTCAGGGAGCTGCAGGGTACAGAAATCTGGGCCACCCATGGAGCGTGGATTGAGCAGGAGCAGCCGGTCTTTGGCCCGGACATTGCCGCACGCTTCACATGGGCAGCAACCATTGCCGGGGAGGATCACAGCCGGTCCATGTCGCTGCGCCAGGAGATCACAGCCAGGCTGCGGGATCTGCTTGGGGAAGACGGATGTCTGGTCATCCCGACCGTTCCCGGACCGGCACCGCTGCGCGGCGGTGATCTGCAGCAACTGGAACTGAACCGCAGCGGAGCCATGATGCTCTGCTGTATTGCGGGGCTGGCGGGACTGCCGCAGATCACGCTGCCGGTTCATGGCCCAGGCGGACTACCGCTGGGACTGTCTGTCATCGGCGGTTACGGCCAGGATCTCCGCCTGCTCTCATGGGTCCGGCAAAATTGGAATTAG
- a CDS encoding PucR family transcriptional regulator, which translates to MHLTVEEALSIYPLSEAKLIAGAKGKHRIVKSINVMDAPDISDWIKEGEMLLTTAYLIKDSLEDASALLHTLNRRGSSALGIKLGRFWDTVPEELIAEAETLNFPLIELPFQFTFSDQMNGLFRAELSRSTSMLQSIMDKQRKLMRFALRSGRSRPLFESVSEVIGYPLAVVSARGDAVYNNSEYEDRQLLEGWPWQNRNQRIRIGDKTGLRIPLMQGEKCSGYLLYCSIDPLLLPVEESLFVQGAELISFHIHSGYEDYFEHAEHREFSSLLRRCLKGGLSCSELSQAAVKLEVTLLHSPFQLVLTDTASIGDDRQGELLRLKEEYAERPALRELNAIHVIMDEGLVSLLPVSQHTPEQFRALINECFHNLKLDKAYYPRAAVSSIKVKPEGLKEAFVEVRECMSMVRQWGAYGNVVHYRQLELHLLLGQIPADTMEKYINGNLRGLLSREPEYVKEMLHTLEVYLDNDGHVNETAKKLFIHRNTATYRIEKLSELLDVDFKKINDLMRLKLVFVFRKMLERE; encoded by the coding sequence ATGCATCTTACCGTTGAAGAAGCGTTGTCCATTTATCCTTTATCCGAAGCAAAACTTATAGCCGGAGCTAAGGGGAAGCACAGAATTGTGAAGTCGATTAATGTGATGGATGCGCCGGATATTTCGGACTGGATTAAAGAAGGGGAAATGCTGCTGACAACAGCCTATTTGATCAAGGACAGCCTGGAGGATGCGTCTGCACTGCTGCACACCCTGAACCGCCGCGGTTCTTCCGCCTTGGGCATCAAGTTAGGCCGCTTCTGGGATACGGTCCCGGAGGAGCTGATCGCTGAAGCGGAGACGCTGAATTTTCCGCTGATTGAGCTGCCGTTCCAGTTTACATTCTCCGATCAGATGAACGGGCTGTTTCGTGCAGAACTGTCGCGCAGCACCAGCATGCTGCAGAGTATTATGGATAAGCAGCGCAAGCTGATGCGCTTCGCGCTACGCTCCGGACGGAGCCGTCCGCTGTTCGAGTCGGTATCCGAGGTCATTGGCTACCCGCTTGCGGTTGTCAGCGCCCGGGGAGACGCGGTGTACAATAATTCGGAGTACGAAGACCGACAGCTGCTGGAAGGCTGGCCTTGGCAGAACCGCAATCAGCGTATTCGCATCGGTGACAAAACAGGCCTGCGGATACCGTTGATGCAAGGGGAGAAATGCTCCGGCTATTTATTATACTGTTCGATTGATCCGCTGCTGCTCCCTGTGGAAGAGAGCTTATTTGTCCAGGGAGCCGAACTTATTTCCTTTCATATTCATTCCGGTTATGAAGATTATTTTGAGCATGCCGAGCACCGTGAATTCAGCAGTCTCCTGCGCCGGTGCCTGAAGGGCGGATTGTCCTGCAGCGAGCTGTCCCAGGCCGCAGTCAAGCTGGAAGTGACACTGTTACATTCCCCTTTTCAACTGGTGCTTACCGATACAGCCTCTATTGGAGATGACAGGCAGGGGGAGCTGCTCCGGCTGAAGGAAGAATATGCAGAGCGTCCTGCCCTGCGAGAACTGAATGCCATTCATGTCATCATGGATGAGGGGCTAGTATCACTGTTGCCGGTTAGCCAGCACACCCCTGAGCAGTTTCGTGCTCTGATAAATGAATGTTTTCACAATTTGAAGCTTGATAAAGCATACTATCCCCGGGCGGCCGTCAGCAGTATTAAGGTGAAACCGGAAGGGCTGAAGGAAGCTTTTGTCGAGGTAAGGGAATGCATGTCGATGGTCCGGCAGTGGGGGGCGTACGGGAATGTGGTGCATTACCGCCAGCTTGAACTGCATCTTCTGCTGGGCCAGATTCCGGCGGATACGATGGAAAAGTATATTAACGGCAATCTGCGCGGGCTGCTCAGCCGGGAGCCGGAGTACGTCAAGGAGATGCTCCATACGCTGGAGGTCTATCTGGACAATGACGGACATGTGAACGAAACCGCCAAAAAACTGTTCATTCACCGCAATACTGCCACTTACCGGATTGAGAAGTTAAGTGAGCTTCTGGATGTCGATTTCAAAAAAATTAATGACCTGATGAGGCTGAAGCTGGTATTCGTATTCCGCAAAATGCTGGAACGCGAATGA
- a CDS encoding NTP transferase domain-containing protein, translated as MKIAGIYLAAGHNRRAGVSKSSLKLSPEVSLRSVVLSELDRCALEPLVVVVRADDHLEWLPPAGEQHVRRTETCLTAHLGLSFSLRCGLNAILPMQPDAVVVALADQPFITESLVNRLIGTFERNPGLDYVTSTNEGMVMPPALFSRGMFKVLQGLDDDKGAEEILCSAEYKGVVLEPDAVRLFMDNCAPFDSVQNPKEWSIHGES; from the coding sequence TTGAAAATAGCCGGTATTTATCTGGCGGCAGGACATAACAGACGAGCGGGCGTGTCGAAATCATCGCTTAAGCTATCCCCGGAGGTCTCGCTTAGAAGTGTCGTGCTCAGTGAGCTTGACCGCTGCGCCCTTGAACCGCTGGTGGTTGTTGTTCGGGCAGATGATCATTTAGAATGGCTGCCTCCTGCCGGTGAACAGCACGTAAGGCGTACCGAAACCTGCCTGACCGCTCATTTGGGACTTTCATTTTCCCTGCGCTGCGGGCTGAATGCAATTCTGCCGATGCAGCCTGATGCGGTAGTTGTGGCTCTTGCTGATCAGCCGTTTATTACGGAATCACTTGTGAACCGGTTGATCGGCACTTTTGAGCGGAACCCGGGACTCGATTATGTGACCAGCACCAATGAGGGAATGGTAATGCCGCCCGCTCTATTCTCCAGAGGAATGTTTAAGGTACTGCAAGGGTTGGACGATGATAAGGGGGCGGAAGAAATTCTGTGTTCGGCTGAATATAAAGGGGTAGTCCTGGAACCGGATGCCGTCCGCCTTTTCATGGATAACTGTGCGCCGTTTGATTCAGTGCAAAACCCGAAGGAATGGAGTATTCATGGAGAAAGCTGA
- a CDS encoding BMP family ABC transporter substrate-binding protein, with protein sequence MKKRGQGFTLSFVLMFLLAVVLAGCGSNNNAANTAATEAPAATNAGTATEAAATTEPAAKKPTVAFVYIGPPGDGGYTYQHDQGRLYMEKELGITADTVENVPESADAERIITELAQNHDIVFTTSFGYMDFTLNVANKFPNVKFMHASGYKTAANMGTYFGKNYQGSYLSGIAAGKMTKNNQLGYVGAFPISEVIYNLNAFTLGAQSVNPDVKVSVVWTNTWYDPATERQAAISLLDKGADVLMAYQDSPATLQAAQERGAFAGGNDSDMGKYAPDNYLTNPVWNWGPYYTKVVQSVMDGTWTNEQYSGGMDDKMVDIAPFGNKVPDDVKKLVEDAKAKIISGELNVFTGPISDNQGKEQVKAGQTLTLEEVLGMNWLAKGVEGTIPQ encoded by the coding sequence ATGAAAAAAAGGGGTCAGGGATTTACTTTAAGCTTTGTGCTCATGTTCCTGCTTGCAGTAGTACTGGCGGGCTGCGGAAGCAACAACAATGCGGCTAACACAGCTGCTACGGAGGCGCCGGCGGCAACGAATGCGGGAACGGCAACAGAGGCGGCAGCAACAACAGAGCCGGCTGCAAAGAAGCCGACGGTTGCTTTTGTCTACATCGGACCTCCGGGTGACGGCGGTTATACCTATCAGCATGATCAAGGCCGTCTGTACATGGAGAAAGAGCTGGGCATCACTGCAGATACTGTGGAGAACGTTCCGGAAAGCGCGGATGCTGAACGGATCATTACAGAGCTTGCCCAGAACCATGATATCGTATTTACAACAAGCTTCGGATATATGGACTTTACGCTTAACGTAGCCAATAAATTTCCAAATGTGAAGTTTATGCATGCTTCCGGCTACAAAACAGCAGCAAACATGGGTACTTACTTCGGTAAAAACTATCAGGGAAGCTATTTATCAGGGATTGCAGCCGGCAAAATGACTAAGAATAACCAGCTTGGTTATGTTGGAGCCTTCCCGATCAGCGAGGTTATCTATAACCTTAATGCCTTTACTCTGGGCGCCCAAAGTGTAAATCCTGATGTGAAGGTAAGCGTAGTATGGACTAACACATGGTATGACCCGGCAACGGAACGTCAGGCCGCAATCAGCCTGTTGGATAAAGGCGCAGATGTACTGATGGCTTATCAAGATTCTCCTGCAACACTCCAGGCAGCACAGGAACGCGGCGCATTTGCCGGAGGCAATGACTCCGACATGGGCAAATACGCTCCTGACAATTATTTGACTAACCCGGTATGGAACTGGGGTCCGTATTACACCAAGGTGGTTCAGTCTGTTATGGATGGAACCTGGACCAATGAGCAATATTCCGGCGGCATGGATGACAAGATGGTCGATATTGCACCATTTGGCAACAAGGTTCCGGATGATGTGAAGAAGCTGGTGGAAGATGCCAAAGCCAAGATTATCAGCGGTGAGCTGAATGTATTTACTGGCCCGATCTCTGATAACCAAGGCAAAGAGCAGGTTAAGGCAGGTCAGACACTGACCCTTGAGGAAGTACTGGGTATGAACTGGCTGGCAAAAGGCGTAGAGGGCACAATCCCGCAATAA
- a CDS encoding ABC transporter ATP-binding protein — protein sequence MQDHSVEMRGIVKKFGSVTASDQVDFSANAGEVHALLGENGAGKSTVMSMLSGVYRADEGEILIHGQTARIRSPKDAALLGVGMVFQNFRLVQSLTAAENIVLGEKSSFWRGSKWIKHKHEEIEALGERFGLKFPVDRPIWQLSVGEQQRVEIVKTLYRGADIIILDEPTSVLTPGEAEQLFETLRVMKQAGKTVIMTTHKMKEVMASSDRISVMRKGKMIATLATADTDELELARLMVGREVTISRQEREVTQGEPLLIVNRLEVSADHGRKALDNLSLKVCEGEIVGVAGVAGNGQKELAEVLTGLRTWKNGEIIFDGSKVTTASVRGAIDSGISHVPENRMKSGLAGRLGSVDNLLFKSYRSEEHSKFGFLKAAKNRLWSQELVQRFNVKTPELDTPVQQLSGGNQQKLLFAREVSHKPKLMVAVHPTQGLDVGATAGVHELLMELRSSGSGVLLISEDLDELLQLSDRILVIYNGTIIGESDHEHADREQIGLMMAGIRHREGSAV from the coding sequence ATGCAGGACCATTCGGTTGAAATGCGCGGGATTGTGAAGAAATTCGGTTCTGTAACGGCAAGCGATCAAGTCGATTTTTCGGCAAACGCGGGTGAGGTTCACGCGCTGCTTGGTGAGAACGGAGCAGGTAAGAGCACGGTTATGAGCATGCTGTCAGGTGTATACCGGGCGGATGAAGGCGAGATTCTGATTCATGGCCAGACCGCCAGAATCCGGTCGCCTAAGGATGCAGCACTCCTGGGTGTCGGTATGGTATTTCAAAACTTCAGACTGGTGCAAAGTCTCACAGCAGCGGAAAATATCGTGCTTGGCGAAAAGTCGTCTTTCTGGCGGGGAAGTAAGTGGATCAAGCATAAGCATGAAGAAATTGAGGCGCTGGGAGAACGGTTTGGATTGAAATTTCCGGTTGACCGTCCGATCTGGCAATTGTCCGTCGGTGAACAGCAGCGTGTGGAAATCGTCAAGACACTGTACCGGGGGGCAGATATTATTATTTTGGATGAACCCACCTCTGTGCTTACTCCGGGAGAAGCGGAGCAGCTGTTTGAAACACTGAGGGTGATGAAGCAGGCGGGCAAGACAGTGATTATGACTACGCATAAAATGAAAGAAGTGATGGCTTCTTCCGACCGGATTTCTGTTATGCGCAAAGGAAAGATGATTGCTACGCTGGCTACGGCGGATACGGATGAGCTGGAACTGGCCCGGCTGATGGTAGGCAGAGAGGTAACGATCAGCCGCCAGGAGCGTGAGGTCACCCAAGGTGAGCCTTTGCTTATCGTTAACCGGCTGGAAGTCTCAGCCGATCATGGCCGCAAGGCACTCGACAACCTGTCGCTGAAGGTATGTGAAGGTGAGATTGTCGGGGTTGCGGGGGTAGCAGGCAACGGCCAGAAGGAGCTGGCAGAAGTGCTTACAGGGCTTAGAACCTGGAAGAACGGCGAGATTATTTTTGATGGCAGCAAGGTGACGACAGCTTCGGTCAGAGGAGCGATCGATTCAGGGATATCCCATGTGCCGGAGAATCGGATGAAGAGCGGTCTGGCCGGACGGCTGGGCTCGGTGGATAATCTGCTGTTTAAGTCCTACCGCAGTGAAGAGCATTCCAAATTCGGCTTTTTGAAAGCAGCAAAGAACCGTCTATGGTCCCAGGAGCTGGTCCAGCGGTTCAATGTGAAGACACCTGAGCTCGATACACCGGTTCAGCAATTGTCCGGTGGTAATCAGCAGAAACTGCTGTTTGCCCGTGAGGTCAGCCATAAGCCGAAGCTGATGGTTGCAGTTCACCCTACACAGGGTCTGGATGTGGGAGCGACGGCCGGGGTGCATGAGCTGCTGATGGAGCTGCGCAGTTCAGGGAGTGGAGTGCTGCTGATTTCTGAGGATCTGGATGAACTGCTGCAGCTGTCTGACCGGATTCTGGTTATATACAACGGCACCATCATCGGTGAAAGTGATCATGAGCACGCGGACAGAGAACAAATCGGTCTGATGATGGCCGGAATCAGGCACAGGGAGGGGAGTGCGGTATGA
- a CDS encoding ABC transporter permease: MSPKNGSNSAAAVLEPAPAKTGKRFSLRLEYDSSRTRSPWWSPILSVILALLLCAIFIAANGMSPVTVYEKMFRGAFGTSYGFTETMVKAIPLLLCGLGIAVAYRISVWNIGAEGQLTVGAMAATAVTIYFPDLPSFWSITLMLLFGTAAGALWGLMTAIPRTHFGVNELITSLMLNYVALLALDYVVFGPWKDPKGFNFPGSPMFTAAQSLPVLGTTRLHIGLIFGLVAVVIYYLMVKFTRWGYELRLIGANPTAARYAGIHIKRHIIIVMLISGGLAGIAGMAEVSGVTHKLMQGISPGYGYTAIIVAWLAKLNPLGLIITSVLFGGLIVGGYSVQTIGLPSSISEMLQGSILFFLIAGDMIHRFRIRRSA; the protein is encoded by the coding sequence ATGAGTCCGAAAAATGGAAGCAATTCTGCAGCAGCAGTGCTGGAGCCGGCTCCGGCTAAGACCGGTAAACGGTTCTCGCTGCGGCTGGAATACGATTCAAGCCGTACCCGTTCTCCGTGGTGGTCGCCGATTCTGTCCGTTATACTGGCGCTTCTGCTGTGTGCGATATTCATTGCCGCTAACGGGATGAGTCCGGTTACGGTATATGAAAAGATGTTTCGGGGGGCCTTCGGTACCTCCTATGGCTTCACAGAAACGATGGTAAAAGCGATCCCGCTGCTGCTGTGCGGACTAGGCATCGCTGTTGCTTACCGGATTTCCGTCTGGAACATCGGTGCCGAAGGACAGCTGACCGTCGGGGCGATGGCGGCTACGGCGGTTACGATTTATTTTCCGGATCTCCCCTCCTTCTGGTCGATAACGCTGATGCTGTTATTCGGTACAGCGGCAGGGGCGCTATGGGGATTGATGACGGCTATTCCCCGGACGCACTTCGGTGTCAACGAGCTGATTACTTCGTTGATGTTAAATTATGTGGCGCTGCTGGCTCTGGATTATGTGGTGTTTGGACCCTGGAAAGATCCGAAGGGCTTCAATTTCCCGGGATCACCGATGTTTACGGCTGCCCAGTCCTTACCTGTTCTTGGGACGACCAGACTGCATATCGGGCTGATTTTTGGGCTTGTCGCGGTAGTCATCTATTATCTGATGGTTAAATTTACCCGCTGGGGTTATGAGCTGCGGCTGATTGGTGCCAATCCGACAGCTGCACGTTATGCAGGGATTCATATTAAACGGCATATTATTATCGTTATGCTGATCAGCGGCGGGCTGGCCGGAATAGCCGGTATGGCTGAGGTTTCCGGGGTGACGCACAAGCTGATGCAGGGGATTTCACCCGGCTACGGCTACACCGCAATTATCGTTGCCTGGCTTGCCAAGCTGAACCCGCTCGGTCTAATCATCACCTCTGTTCTATTCGGAGGACTGATCGTCGGCGGCTATAGTGTACAGACCATTGGACTGCCTTCGTCAATTTCTGAAATGCTGCAGGGCTCGATCCTGTTCTTCCTGATAGCCGGCGATATGATTCACCGTTTCCGCATACGCCGGAGCGCATAA
- a CDS encoding ABC transporter permease, producing MDFTTQLLIAAISAGTPLLLATLGGILNERAGIIQLGAEGLMLMGAVTTCIVYIRSGNLLLALLAAIAVTAVLGMVHSFLCVTLRANQTMSGLAMTLFGSGLSAYLGKSISGLPLPGTSPKLNLSWLNGIPVIGDIFGRMDYLTWFSLLLVLVLHLLIHHTSWGLHLRAVGDSPATADVMGIRVQLIRYSYVTAGAALIGLAGADMVLAYAPTWNEGLTAGRGWIAVGLVIFARWNPLRALFCAYFFGALDSLGFRIQLLGSVVPSYFLKMIPYIVTILVLMYLGYRNRNKPSGTPESLGTPYVREQRF from the coding sequence ATGGATTTCACTACACAGTTATTAATAGCCGCAATCTCTGCCGGAACCCCGCTGCTGCTGGCTACGCTGGGAGGTATTCTGAACGAACGTGCGGGCATAATCCAGCTTGGCGCTGAGGGACTGATGCTGATGGGGGCAGTGACTACCTGTATCGTCTATATCCGCAGCGGCAATCTCCTGCTGGCACTCCTTGCGGCTATTGCAGTCACCGCAGTGCTCGGAATGGTGCATTCGTTCCTTTGTGTGACGCTGCGGGCGAACCAGACGATGTCCGGGCTTGCCATGACCCTGTTCGGCAGCGGCCTCAGCGCGTATCTGGGCAAGTCGATCAGCGGCCTTCCGCTGCCAGGGACTTCGCCTAAGCTGAACCTCAGCTGGCTGAACGGGATTCCGGTCATCGGAGATATTTTCGGCAGGATGGACTATTTAACCTGGTTCAGCCTGCTGCTGGTACTGGTGCTGCATCTGCTGATCCATCACACCTCCTGGGGGCTGCATCTGCGGGCCGTAGGGGACAGCCCGGCGACTGCTGATGTTATGGGCATCCGTGTGCAGCTGATCCGCTACAGCTATGTAACGGCCGGTGCTGCATTGATTGGCTTAGCGGGGGCGGATATGGTGCTCGCTTACGCGCCGACCTGGAATGAAGGCCTTACGGCCGGCCGCGGCTGGATTGCCGTCGGGCTGGTTATCTTCGCCAGATGGAATCCGCTGCGCGCGCTCTTCTGCGCTTATTTCTTCGGTGCACTCGATTCGCTGGGCTTCCGCATCCAGCTGCTGGGCAGCGTGGTTCCATCTTATTTTCTCAAGATGATTCCTTATATCGTAACGATTCTGGTGCTGATGTATCTCGGCTACCGCAACCGTAACAAGCCTTCGGGCACCCCGGAATCGCTGGGGACACCTTATGTGCGTGAACAGCGGTTCTAA
- the uraD gene encoding 2-oxo-4-hydroxy-4-carboxy-5-ureidoimidazoline decarboxylase: protein MSAGSDSLTIDEINRMGKEQFVAALGGIFEHSSWVAEGVYQHVPFHSVEELHNVMLETARSAPRSQVEALLRSHPDLATRLQVTPLSAAEQQGAGLDRLTPEEFKLLTELNAAYTEKFRFPFILAVRGKNKDDIIMAIGERVNRPLEEEWEQALHEIGKITGFRLRDLLPEPEGTQS from the coding sequence ATGAGTGCAGGATCGGATTCATTAACAATAGACGAAATCAACCGAATGGGTAAAGAACAGTTTGTGGCGGCACTTGGCGGAATCTTCGAACATTCATCCTGGGTGGCAGAGGGGGTTTACCAGCATGTTCCGTTTCATTCGGTGGAAGAGCTGCACAATGTGATGCTGGAGACGGCACGGAGTGCACCGCGCAGCCAAGTTGAAGCCCTGCTTAGGTCCCATCCCGATCTGGCAACGAGACTTCAGGTTACCCCGCTGTCAGCGGCAGAGCAGCAGGGAGCGGGTCTGGACCGGCTGACGCCAGAGGAGTTCAAACTGCTCACGGAACTGAATGCGGCATATACGGAGAAATTTCGTTTTCCATTTATTCTGGCCGTACGCGGTAAAAACAAGGATGACATCATAATGGCGATCGGGGAACGGGTTAACCGTCCGTTGGAAGAAGAATGGGAGCAGGCGCTTCATGAGATTGGCAAAATCACCGGTTTCCGGCTGCGCGATCTGCTGCCTGAGCCTGAGGGCACACAGTCATGA
- the uraH gene encoding hydroxyisourate hydrolase, giving the protein MSGRLTTHVLDLARGVPAAGMALELWKLDGAARELLRETVTNGDGRLDIPLLAGSELAPGSYELIFRAGDYFRGSDPADKGASGAAADNNISFLEQIPIRFNIVNPAEHYHVPLLVAQGGYSTYRGS; this is encoded by the coding sequence ATGAGCGGCAGGCTCACCACTCATGTGCTGGACCTGGCCCGGGGAGTGCCGGCGGCCGGGATGGCACTGGAGCTCTGGAAGCTTGACGGCGCTGCACGGGAGCTGTTGCGGGAAACGGTGACGAACGGCGACGGCAGACTGGATATCCCGCTGCTGGCGGGCAGCGAGCTTGCTCCCGGCAGCTATGAGCTGATATTTAGGGCCGGAGACTATTTCCGCGGCAGTGATCCGGCAGACAAGGGCGCTTCGGGGGCTGCAGCGGATAATAATATTTCTTTTCTCGAACAAATTCCGATCCGTTTCAACATAGTCAATCCTGCAGAGCATTATCATGTTCCGCTGCTAGTGGCTCAAGGAGGGTACAGCACGTACCGGGGAAGCTGA